The sequence ATGCTTAATTTTCATGGTTTGGTTGGTCGAGGTGACAATCTAAGATATAAAATGGATATCCTTGGTCCTGGTCAAATAGGTaactttcaaatatttatttcttatttaatacatttcttaAAAGGGTGGTCTcttattagtataaaaactgTCATATTACTAAGATGAtagattattcaaaaaaaataattgtattatagcATATATTGGGTCAACTTCAAAATCTTTCCAAGTCTCTATATGTCACATCAGTTCGAATAGTAGATTGAACgttgaagttaaataattattcatgataacaataatataaagcaTTGCATAAATAATCTAATGTCCAGATAGTAGAGTAGGCTTCCAGATTTATATCCTTTGTACTACTTGGCCTCACAAAACACTTTAAACTTCaattacaattaacaaaaagtaatacaatatttttttgttttttatttttttttttaatattatttgataatttgcaaataaataaaacattttgtgtaATATGTCGCTTAGTTAAAATAGGTTAAGCTATATTTCTTGTACCTTTTGTTGTTTAAAGTCAGAAGACAGAGAAGTTTGTAATAAAaggtttatattgaatatttcagGTGGTTATTGCCAGCTATATTCTGAACGGTTAATGAAGGAAGCAGAACACATGAGTGCTTTGCAGTCATGGGCTCCTGAGtttgtaaattttgttaaaacgcCACAAAGACCAATTCAAGATGAAATGTGTGATATAACAATAGATAAGCCAACATATATTATGAAACTAGATGCAAGTAAGTTTCTAATgtctataacaataaaatttagatttatatcttgatattcatttgtaaaatttCAGCTGTGAATATGTATCATCATTTCTGCGACTTCTTCAATTTGTATGCATCACTTCATGTGAATTCTACACACCCTTCAACATTTACAAGGGACAACCACATACTCATTTGGGAAACATTCACTTATGATTCAGCATTCAAGGATGCTTTTAAAGCATTTACAGTTAATCCTATATgggatttaaaaaagtttagaGGCAAAgtagtttgttttaaaaatgttgtatttcCTCTTCTACCACGCATGATATTTGGACTTTACTATAATACACCTTTGGTTAGTATAATATCACTATTTTTGTTTAAGCTAATtagaagttataatttttttatccaaaACAACCATATTGCgtctgttatataatttattacttacaatcttgttttttcttttcagaTATATGGATGTGAAAGAAGTGGATTATTTCATGCTTTTTCTAAACACATACTTCATTCTTTAAATGTGAAGCTGTATCCGAGGATAAATGACAAAGTAAGAATTACATTACTATCAAGAGGAACAACATATCGCACAATActcaatgaaaatgaaattgttaatgCACTTTTGAAAGTAAAGGGCTATCATGTACAGAGAGTTGTGTACGATAGAACTGTGCCCTTCACTGAGCAGCTGGAAATAACGCACAACACTGATGTTTTCATAGGAATGCATGGAGCTGGTTTAACccacttattatttttaccagACTGGGCGGCTGTGTTTGAAGTGTTAGTATAATaacttattggttttatttttactattttaattcagcattgtaatattaaatgatattttgctTTAGTCATAGTCGATATTTGAATCCAatctatttattacagttactCAGGAGTGCTAAGTAAAATGGATTTTAcctattcataatttttaaaaataaatcgcatTATTGATTGTGCAAATATCTAGAATTCATTGTgtcattatgaataaaaataatattattatttagtagtaaGAAATAGGTATGCAATATAAATCATAGAAAATTTCGAATTTGGGCCAGAACTTGGGATAAACTATATACTACACATACGATAGGATAGGATAGATACATTATAGCCTAATTTCGaattatacataagtatatgcctatttatctcaaaataatttttaatcttgaCGAAAGACTTGACTTGCCCCGAGAcactaagtttatttttgtaatgaaaaatttacttatattagcAGACAGCTGTCTACTGGGGACTATGATTAATAGTGCGACTGTTTCGGAtatcatgttaaaaaaataaaacactgcgAATATCGGAGATCTGTGATGACACCGTTTTAGTAGCGCGGGGGCGGATTCCGATTGTTCTCAAgatatgcaaataaatattcatacaaaatgcACATGTATAAATAATCACACTCATAAAAATATCAGGATTAAAGTTTGACCTCGcacaaaatgatattttataaaggtataattattaggatgttttaatttttcagttaTAATTGTGAAGATCCAAACTGCTATTCTGATTTATCTCGACTTCGGGGACTTAAGTATGTCACGTGggaaaataaagcaaaattagTTCAGCAGGATcaggtaatatttaattatttgaaatagaatAGGATTTAGTAACTAAGAGTTAATAaccactagttttatttcataatactaTGTTTGTAACAGTAAGTAATTACCTTTAAATAACATCATCTGTAATATCTATATGATTGAAATATTTAGGAGAGCTTGGACATTCGTACTCGCTTAACGCTATTACGATTTGCTTAAATATTACCAATTTCAACTATTATAACCTACATATAAGTGTGTATTTGTGTTGTGAATATGAGTTGTGTATCTTGtgagtttaattattatgcgtGCATGCATGCGTATTTTTAAGTTGGTGTGTGATTTTGTCGATGTGATTGTGCGCGTGCTTTGAATCTCGAAGGTGAATATACTCTTCAGAACGGAGTTTGATCTGGTTCAATTTGATGAATGTTAATAGCTCCGTTTCGATTTTGACATACATATCAACAGCATATTGATGAAATAACCGCCGACATTTTACTATGTTATCCTTTATTTTCACCAACCATCATGTGATAGGGGTAAAAAATTATTGAACTAACTTTTGTATTAGTTTCGGcaactgtaaataaaatcatgttaTAATGACAGATATTCATTGTTCAGTCAGATAGACACAGACAGTCAGCCAATCAGTACCTTGCGGTAACGGCACCTAAAATAATTCTACTAACCCACTTTTTCCTTAGTATCGTAAAAGTCGACTAATGGATGCAAAATTTCACTTACGTGAGACCGCGCAGGGCACCGATGGGTTTGTGCCCCCATCACGTTTGTGCAGTCTTTTTCGGCGAAGTGTGGATTGTGGCAATTAACTGCCCTTACAGTTTTAATTGCTTAGTCTTTGGCCACCCTTCACTTCGGGGATATAGTCGTGATCATATGTATCATAATACATATGGATGTATTCTACAATAGCAGAATTGTGAACAAAAACAATCCAacgaaacaaatttataattacctgTTTGTTGTAATTGATATTACCTTGATTGATAAGCTTCTTCACCTTGCTAAAATAAGATTGGATATATTAATGCGTCATATGAGCAATATGTTTCATATACACGCTGTAACTGTTCATATCGGCGgtaaaaaaactacatatatcAAGGGAATTCATCCATTACAGTGGCAACTTCATCAATTGTTGGTGAATTGTAACGTCTTGCATGTTGTCCTACAGGAGTTTTATCAGCTCGGATAACAATTTTATGATTCATGATCAGATGGCATGTGATCCAATGCAGTTTCAAACAATGTAATCAACTGATTGTATTGACGAAACAAAGTACAATAGACCTTCTCACTGAAGAGTTATTTTTACGCTGATCGATTTCCTGTTTTGAATATCccatgaaataaatttgtaagaaTTTGTAGTCACCGTCTGACACCGGCAACGGCGAATCTGCCTTATGATATATTTGGCTTTGTATCTGTAAATTAAACCAAGAAGTTATAACTTGTACATAAAAAACAAGTCTTTTTACCTTAAAGGTTGGctaaaaattgtaacaaattatattcgttGCCCCATTTGGAAGcagttgttatatttttgtatgttgaacaaagtctcgaactggggtcggctaaacctaatccatttcaaccccaaaaagacgcaagtttgcgcgttaactgctaaaaaaacaccatttgtcgtatctccacgattcgagaacattccgttagccgccacagctagtatcggaatacttggcgtcgatgtttcgagcatcgttcagttccgcggtcaattggaaggcaaagccaaattggcattaaaaaaagctcggtgtgctcagcaaggcaagacagtatttcacgtcggcccatcgtctaagactatacaaggcgcaaattcgacctcacatggaatactggtctcacctctgggcgggtgctccccagtaccagctccttccatttgaccgtatccaacgtagagcggctcgaattatcgacgatccaGCCCTaaccgatctgcttgatcctttggatttgcgtagagatgttggatcactctgcatcttctaccacatttttcacggggaatgtttcgaggaattgtttggattaatcccggctgctgaatttcaccttcggacatctcgtgaaaatttaaaatccaaGCAACAGcgtgatttgaaaaaaaaatgagctTACACCTATCTTAAAGGCCGTTAACGCATCTAGAAGcccccagtgttgcagatgtccataggtggtggtagtcactttccatcagtaGAGACTCCTGCCCATTTTCcaactataccataaaaaaaatagggcAGCCTTAGAAGGCGATTAGTTTTTCTAAGCCGAATTTATATGGGGACAACCgtttattataatcttaatattttattagtaagtttattaataagttattctAGGATTTTAGGATGGGCCGAAAGTAGTGCTTTGGGATGATAATTATTGAGTAAACTTccttattgaaaaaaaagttatagaATAGACCTTCTGTAAAGTGTTAGAAAACATACATATCTTGTCATAAGCATAGTTTAGTTATATGGCTTATctaagtcttaaataaatagatatatttttacatttgctATGGCGGAGATCCCATCATACCATGTAGCTGCTTTTGATTTTAAGGTACGGATAGTAGAGCTTACTTCAAGAGGACCGGATTCACGAAACGCAATGAGTAGTTTGATGTAATGGCTGGTTAATGCAAAATATGGCTGACGAAGATATTTAGTTCTAATCTTTTGAagattaacataaacataaaacataagcagcccgtaaatgtcccactgctgggataaaggcctcctctccctttgaggagaaggtttggagcatattccaccacgctgctccaatgcgggttggcggaatacacatgtggctgaatttcgttgaaattagacacatgcaggtttcctcacgatgttttccttcaccgccgagcacgagatgaattataaacacaaattaagcacatgaaatttcagtggtgcctgcctgggtttgaacccgaaatcatcggttaagatgcacgcgttctaaccactgggccatctcggcttttgaagattataattgattaattcttttataccaattattttttgtttataaaatttggaactataatgttatatctcttgtgcatgtagttacaatattattaatagcattATTGTTTGGCACAAGAATATACAGACCACCAACAAGTTGGAAATATAAACTTTTGCCAATTTATACTAAGTTGGCTTCGATAATTAGCTTACATCGCACCCTACTTTTTTAACACatagttgaataaatatttataatttaatatttaattttataataaatattttattatcttgtccatgtattaaaatttaaaagggcTTTTTTATCTTTCTATTTCTAGGGACACGGACCTGGTGGTGTGTCGCAtgctaaatttacaaattattcgtTTGACGTTGAAGAGTTTTTACGGTTAGTGGAAGTTTGTGCGTCATACGTCCGAAATCGACAGGATTTCACTAACTTCATAGCAGGATCAATGAAAAAGTCGCGTGaagaattgtaatataattatttttaatttttctcgaATATgtgatatttacatttttatcaagTGCCGtagtttaagtatatttttttgtatcgtaAAACTTtacaacacaaaaaataacgtaatatttgtattaatacattaaaatttatatttgctaGGATCAGCCATCATATTTTGTGCCTACTTTGTCTGATGATAACCGGTGTTAAGGAacacagataatttaaattgtggATCTTTTTAAAAACCACATACGTTTTTAATAGATTAAGCTTCAGTATAGTTACTTTATGTAAGAAAAACGACCTGTGACAAAAGCATtcctatataatttatatgcattttccacatacattttaactattaatttataagtaataataaatttaacttgtaatatgtttaattcCTATCATATACTAATTGATTGTTGAAatgataaatcaaatcaattttttttaattttttaagtatataatatgtttattaaaaaaatgtatcgtaaAACTGGTATCGGAACGGAAGTCATTAAAAAATTCgtggaattaaataattaattgattgttttaatatttattatatgtaatgtataaatatttgatgatttttttatcgttCTCTTTTTTTTCTGCGAACAAAGATAatcttactttaatatttatattttaaacaatatgtgTGATTATTTCAGTTCATTTATGGAAAAGTTGATCTAAAAGCGGTATTATGGAATTGATCTCAAAATacgtaatattaatttcacGACTGTCAAATATGTTGTCGATTTCTGTTTAAGCATTTATCCAGTGTTGCTCATGTTTTACAAACGGTTcaaattttttaactttgccgcttTCAAGAGCTGATTCTTCACTGTACGTATAATTATCGAAACGATTCTGTTTTACTAAATtgcaatatttcttttataaaaatctatggCACAGTACTTTTTGAGTGATACACAATCtaaatatacgtttatttacaacaacaatcggaatctattataattttttttcagtaacaaTGTGACGaaagaaaattttttttttgcttgagATCTAAATGCTTACGAATAGTCAATTTACAAGTTTttagcattatttaaatataactgtcttaggtatttaaaattaaaaaaaaatatttcgcaaGGCTAAGCGTGTGATTTACAGTTCAGCTTGTGAAGAATCTtactaacaatataaaatatatataagaataaagaagattgtacttaattttataaacagaaacaaaagtaaacatttaattataattatatttatttgctttataacaataaacaaaaaaatgttaataaataatgaaatactcactactataaaactttttattttttaataattccacTATAGATTTAGAATCCTTACTGCATGAACCAACACTTAGTATGTTTATGCTGTGACTAATAAAGCTTATGCTCCTGACCTTGAAGACAttggtaataaattattactcatagtataaatatatatatcaacatagGGTACCTGGGTGCGTACCAGGATACcttatatttttgaaacttatagtatattattaaaactcagAGTTCTTTTATAAAGTATTGTGAGCTTCCCGTCACAATTTTGTACAGGTAAAGTTAGGAGCTTAAATCAAGACTCGAGATATGAAAGCAAGGAGATACAGACGTTGGCTAAACTTCTATATTGTGAAGATGCATACAACTCTCCtgctttttttagttattttgaatATCTCTTAATCTTTCTAAAACAGCTGTATgtaaattgcaaaatatttaccCGCATAAAACGTTCCTTACACAATTAACCTAAACTACAGAAGTCGTTATGTTTTTTATCCCTTTtgcttaaatgaaaatatttaatgtgataTGCTATATAATTATTCTCTCGCTGACTTTTTTTTGTTGACTTTTTGTAGATCTATAAAtctctcatataaattttaaattttatctttattatatattttatctcttaTAGTTTCGTTCGCATCTGGATTTCGATTATCTTCATTGTTTCAATCatgattattaacatttaaccaCATCGGCCGTTATGagaaaattaaaacatgaaGTTGTGATAATAAcatcgaaataattaattattgtaaattaatttattttaaaaggtttattttgtagataccCTGTTTTACCTGTGTCTCTTTCCTCTGCTTTTAAGTTGCCGGGAAGGGATCGCTGTTtcatcgatatatatttttttaacgtaattgatgtttattggcgtacaataaagagtaatttgattttgatttgtattgatTTGATAGGTAGTCCGATTTCCAACTATACGGTGTCGGTCTTCGTGTCTGCTCCTATTTGTAGTCCTTTCATTCAGTCATAATGAGCGATAGTAAAGAAGGcagaaattaaaatagaatgagCTAAAAGAGGAAGTAGCAGTTATAGTGGTAGAAGTTATCAAACCTGTAGCGAATATCACACCTgcataagaaaatttaaaaggaaactgattatcattatatttgttttatttccagCCTATTATAtgataagttgttttttttttttaaattgaatttagtgTCGTTGCAAAGGTCTTGACCTGAATTTGTGCCcattttaggtttttttatggATTCTAGCGATGGTTAATTTATTGCGATTAAGTTTTCTCGGTGTTCATAGATATTATACATAGAGACTCCCGGTTGCTATTGTTTATTTAGTAGAACttaatcgatttttattctaaattgatCGGCATGTAGCGTAACACAATAAAGTTTAATGTGACGTAAAATTAGATAGAGACATTAAAAAGgacttaaatgaaaattaaataaaacaatctttaccaagaattgttttatttcacgcctatctaaaataatatcttatacaatcattatttgaataggttaaggtataaattaaaagtgtatatttggatttttaattgtatacctTTATCAAAGAAGATtggtcatttaaaaataacttgtaataAAAGAACTCTACACATAccgctattttaattttggaagcGCTGCCGTACATGAAAACTGTAATTATAATCCGTGAGATATCTGGTATAATTGTTTGGGATAAATGCGATTATCAGTCATGTTTGATTTGATTGTTGGTATTGATAAATCCCGTTACCACGTTacgttatataaaaagtatcatGCAAAAGTTGAATCATTACTCATGTCAATAATTTAGAGGAACATAAATAAAAGTCTGAATAACATTTAATGTGTCCTTATTACGTACTGGCCGTCTTTATCAGTTTAgtgtaattagaaaaataaatactttttttacgtTAAACAAGTTGATCGATTTATGATATTTGTGATAAATGGCTAATCTCAGTGACGATTTCAgtgatataaatatgaattaatataaattcatcatATTATAGTTGTAAAGCATTATCCTCAGCAAACAATATAATGTCATAAATGCTTGTaacattatctatataattaaaaaaaaagataagtttTCGTAATATATCCCCGTGGAACATCTTATGTTAGCACAGATTAAAGAGTTCCAGATTCAGAACAccgttatttattaagtaatataaatcaaagaatACGCCAAAAGCATTATGTGTTTTCTAATTTGCAACGTACCTACATATGTCTAGCAGTCTATAATGCGTGTCGTCTGTGTGAGCTCCAGTACAAATAAGTTGCTCGCTATAccataatatctatattttcatttcattgattcatatataatagtttCACTGGTCTAAACCACACATGTAATACATTGAAACCTACTATGTGATATATTCTCGTGTATAGCCTTGTTGTTTTAGTGACCAGCTTATACGGCAGTAGCTATTAAGGCGCGGTATTCGGGTTGGGATAGTGTAAAATTAGTAGGTTTTTCTGTTTAGGAAGTATCAGTAGCAGCGCAAAGTAATGAAGTTGGCTGTATTACACTGGTTTCATAGGATTATGAGAACGATTCTCTTGTTTTATAGAGTGCATCAGTGTTTGTTCAGGcacttgtgcattataatgtattttttgcaGGTGGCAAACCTTTTTAGTTGAACGGcaaggaataaattatattaagaggcataataaatgtacataataattatgttgtcGTCCTGACAGATTTTGGCCACACCGGACAATCTCAAAGGAGACCAGCTAActatgcaggacatattatagtgtacaagtgtgcccaaacacaggtgcactctattcCCTCACACTCATAATCCGAATGGACGCCAAATCCAACATGATCGGAAAGACTCAGCTCTCACAAGACATGTGGAGCAACTTCACGTCGCGAAGATGAAGATATATGTCTGGCGTTACTTAACTAGGTAGACCCTCTTTTGCAGTGCAATGCTTTTGATCACAGTATGGGTGTGAGCTTCGTCTTGTGCAGCGATTGCTAGCCAGCCCCAACATCCTACTGAGACTACATGTGGGTTACATTTTATTGAGTCGGACtttaaatcaaacaaacatttagaataaattgtactaacaacatttatttattgtatatttatcaatattgagTTCTTAGTCTTATTCAATTACTATAAACAATGTCTTCTGATTATTATCACAAAGTCGAACATAgccttctggcgtactgtcaaatatagAACTCGAATACGAATTAATCAAATTACCAATATgtgtatatttctatttatgagtatttattgcttaaaatggatttatatttttttttgttttgacataGTACTCGTAGCTAACtttcaaattattcaattttattcacaTGACGTCGATGTCCGCTACGGCGAcatcaacatatttattttctgaattGAGACTAGACAACTGTGAATGAGGTGTTATCGCGCAAAATTGTATGCGAAAACACAGATGCACTTTTTACTACCTTAGTTTCATAATACGATGAACGAAACAGAAAGAAAGAGgtgttattatagataaaaaatacgaGTAACAAATTATATGGATACAATAGTAAAAAAGTACTTGAATTGgattggttttattaaatgaacatgtcgctattttaaaaatatatatgctgttttaactttatattcttAATGAACATGCATCACTTGCATGGAATTCTACTTATAAATCACGTTACTCGACTAGAGATAATTCAAAAAGGCTTTACAAAGTTTTTAGCTTACAAAGATAGGAGCCGTCCATATTGTGCAGTCTATAATACACGACTGGAACATTGCAAACTTGCCACGTTGGAGAAGAGTAGTCCATTGATGATTTAATGTTTCTGCATAAATTAATCCATGGTTCAATCGACTCGCAAAAGTTAGACtctcaaatttatataaatgtcccaAGTACGCGTTCCGCGTcacctaatttaaaataacgtcgttattatatatatatgaaagttTCAGCTTCTCATGACATTGATATTGCCTATTACTTTAGACATTGGAGTCCGATACTGAactcaatcaaaacaaaattttcttcaaaaactagtataatatattcttgtaatctAGTACAACTTGTATCTTTTGCTAATAAGATGGCTTATAAGTAAgtgaacaaaaacaaaagaaaaaaatcagcACACTCGCTTTGacaaattcttttttataaaatgttgtaaaaaaaggttGATTATATAGCAactaatgctatttaaaattaaatcaatgatctgtattatatatacatcgaAATTAGTAGTCGTAGGCGCgaacagatatatatatatatacatatagccaTGATAGCAATAGCTAAAAAAATTTTAGCCTCTGCATAATTAGTGTCGagttaaatttttgattttattttactagtttatttcttttaatttgtaagTAATTTATGATCTTTTGTATAATtgatcatgtttttatttttattttaaagttatattaatgttGGAATGTAgtgtttagttttttgttataaatgtatagtgtACACGCCTTTAGTGATGTATCATACTGAACCCACATTTACTCAATAATTTGAGAATATGCCGATTTTGTTTCGAAAATCGCGATACATATATTTGACGTGAGAAAATTCAAGCGTAGGATTAGTGGCTATACTTACTTTCAAGAGCATGGGAATGTTAACTGCTGCTACTAAGAATATCTTGACggaaaaacttaataacttttgaGTGGCCCGAATCTCGATTATAAACCAGGACTTTAGGATCTATAACGTTATACGCTAGTTACCAGACGAATAAGGCAGTTTTCCTGTTCGGGTACAATCTGTTTGACAAGTAAACCTACAAGTACGAGCCTTGAGGAGTCCTCccatcaattatattattacgaaattatatattgttcaaattgataacgaaataaaaaataattagccaattaaccaaaatataaagtaaattaattaagaggattttttataaatggtaaTTATGTTTCTCGTACATTTTCGAAATTTTATTGTTGTGATATAAGTACAGAAACccaaagataattattatttgttcgaGAAGCGGTAAATCGTAAAACAATCGTGTATGGAGGCAATATTTACAGATGGAAAATAATGAATGACCCAAGCCCGCGAGCTCCGAGCGTCGTGGtcataatttttgatttaaccAGATTGTATCGCTAAATAAGAATCAACaactaattgaaataaatccGAAGTTATTTTAAGATGAAATCTTTAATAGTTATACGGTACGTCTTAATGTATGTcctgtttattgataaatttatggAATTTATTATCAGAATGTGGAAAAGATATGGtctagtttatttaaaacaattttaatttctatattcattcattttttttcaatttgtatggatctttttttatagtattgcgTTGAAAGAAAttacaaagttattattatttctgcttagaaacaaaataagtacaatttaataaacttaattttgaaaaaataaaaatggatgttGTAGATGGTAGGTAGCCGGTGGCAGCGAGCATGGTGGTCGAATGCACGACGACGCTTGTCGCTGATAGCAATCATAGGCGCCGGCGCCTCGTTGTAGGCATTATTTGCTATATTTATCGCTATTAACGCATCGCCT comes from Vanessa atalanta chromosome 3, ilVanAtal1.2, whole genome shotgun sequence and encodes:
- the LOC125077326 gene encoding EGF domain-specific O-linked N-acetylglucosamine transferase is translated as MFIMSILSRIDVMKVFVYLLYFLMYLNKINSLNLEDINIPPEHFPYFFNTFTEVAKVCADKSDCRYRDLVDKKVCWGYETNCTKSNSYHVRPSCPGDHRGWVKTKEAQFDTFYTQADFGYIKEQIQELMVICEATYPHDSSLECSKYLRFCRGRNLMLNFHGLVGRGDNLRYKMDILGPGQIGGYCQLYSERLMKEAEHMSALQSWAPEFVNFVKTPQRPIQDEMCDITIDKPTYIMKLDATVNMYHHFCDFFNLYASLHVNSTHPSTFTRDNHILIWETFTYDSAFKDAFKAFTVNPIWDLKKFRGKVVCFKNVVFPLLPRMIFGLYYNTPLIYGCERSGLFHAFSKHILHSLNVKLYPRINDKVRITLLSRGTTYRTILNENEIVNALLKVKGYHVQRVVYDRTVPFTEQLEITHNTDVFIGMHGAGLTHLLFLPDWAAVFEVYNCEDPNCYSDLSRLRGLKYVTWENKAKLVQQDQGHGPGGVSHAKFTNYSFDVEEFLRLVEVCASYVRNRQDFTNFIAGSMKKSREEL